The Anolis carolinensis isolate JA03-04 chromosome 2, rAnoCar3.1.pri, whole genome shotgun sequence genome contains the following window.
ATTTGTGATTGCATTGTACATCTATGCAGTGATCATTTTGACTTGAGAACTCCTGACCACCAATGAAAAACAACAGAGCTGCACAGCCTACCTCGGATGTGCCCTGTGTAAGATAGTCCCATAGAAAAAATAATGGGCTTTCATTCAAGTATTTGTAGGGAAGAGGAAAACTACTGCTTGGGCCTTAGCTCGTACTTGTGGTTTGAGGACTTAGCATGCAATCCACATTCCAGTGAAGTCAGTGGGAAATTTCCTATCAGCATTAATTGGTTGGCGATTGCACCACCCAGCTGTACTGCTCAACATTTTGCACAATTGTCCTTATCAGCTACTTAAAAATATGCCATTTATGTAGCTTCCCAATTATCGTGGAATCCAGGCTTCCTGAGGCAtggtttatttgtttgctttaaaataattatgaaaataatTAAGGGCAGGTACCATTGATATTTAGACAGATGAAAAGTTCTTGCAAACAGTTTCCCCATGCAGAAGCAAACAGATGAATACAATGGTCCAAACCCAGCTCATCTCAACTGCTGATTGGTCTGATGAGTCTGCTTGAGATGGGAcaagcaattggatttagaccaAAGGGTTACTTGAAGAGGGGGaacatctaaaccagtggttctcaacctgtaagtcccaggtgttttggccttcaactcccagaaatctcagccagtataccagctgttaggatttctgggagttgaaggccaaaacatctggggacctacaggttgagaaccactgatctaaaccaaCAAGAAGTTCAATAGCTTATCCACTTTCATCAAGCCTTTAGCAATCTGAAAGCAGGAATAAAAAATGCCatagcaaggggaaaaaacagtcaAATGAAACATCCATgcctaaataaataacaacaaaaactcaTAGCATTAGAAATCCCATAAGGCTTGCGAATATTTGCTAAAAACCATGCTAACCAGTAGCATCACAGGTTCTAACTGATGCCATCTtggcctcttctttcttttcaaatGGACTCATATTTACATTTTGGCTTTAAATATGAAAATACTTGATAAACTTTATAAAAAGtgtacatttctttttcttttcttttaaatatgaAAACACAAACCCCTGCATGTCAGAAAAGAAAGATCAACAATCAACTCTGTATCAGAAAAAGAAGAACaggttttcaaaagaaaaaaatccctttctgtgtgtgtctatttttaaaacatatattttaacacTTACTCCACTCACCCTTACATCTAACGTCTCAAGTCCTGCAAGTGGGAGATTTGTGCATTTTGGAATAGCTTCCTCCCTTTTTTTGTCTTAACATGTCACTAAATACTCTTTGGTTTGCATTATCTTTCTTTACAGAAATATATCACAATAGCAGCACAAGTCAGGTTCAGTTGCTTCCATTGTTTCTCTGACCCAGAGGCTGACTGGGTTTCCATCCAAATTCAGCTTGCCCCATTTTTATCTGCCTACACAATTAGCTCCAGTATATGGTACATACATATCTGCCTTAAGAGAAACCCCAAATAACCCTGTTTACATTTGCAGTATCCAATTTTTGCAGTCCAGGACCATCACTTCTGCTTCAATCCCATTAACATTTTCTGGGAAATGCCACATTATTCCACTTGCCTCCTTCTCACAGAGCAAAACCTCCACAGATGTTATATAACGCAACACTAGATCCAGAACAAGCTATTTTTAATGGCATACAGTGGGATCCAATACTGTAAAAGAGTTTCAGATTTGAATCCTTGGTGATACCTTCAGTTCCTCCCTACTGGGAGATTTTGCATATGTATAACTTTTGGGTGCAGCTAAAATGGTACACTTGATCTTAGAGGCACAGGGAATCTTTAAAGCATTTTTGGCAGGAGATCCAAAAATACCATTACAGTCACGGTTCAACAGAAGGTCTCAATAGCTGTTCAAAAATTTTGGTGAAGACTTGGCGTCCACTAATCATCCCACCAAGTCTATTCAAgccattaaaaagaagaaaagggaactCTTTTACAGCATTATTTCTTTCAACTAATGATTCCCTTAACAAACAATCTAGATAATAGTAGCACGCATCCACTTTTCTGCCACTCTGGTTCTGGCAAAGAGAAGGTGCCCCATTACTGAGATCTTTCCTTTGGATTTCTCCATGCCAGTTTCCTTTCTTTTGGAATTAGCATGTTGCTCCAATAACAGACATTTGTTACAGTCTAGTAGTGACCCTTTTTGGtagaatttgtagttttgctAGTGCTTAACAACCTTAAATAGATTGAACAGCAGATGGATCCTGACAATACCATTGGTTATCATTGCGGGTTCAGTCTCTCAAAATGCCTGTCCACTTTGTAATGGGGACCTATGTTACAGAAACTGCTTTGGAATGTAAACATGGCTTAGCATTAGACTTTCTGCCATTATTCTGCTGGTGTTTGCTCCCATATATAGGCggaaaagatattttaaatgtattctcAGTTTTACTCTCAAAATAAGGTGCATTAGAAAATACTCCACATGTAAAGGATCTTTGGGGAGGAAAAATAGTCTGAAAACAAcctatttaaatttttttaaaaacttcactgTGCAAAAGTGtgcatttcttttctctttggtATTCACTTAggtagttttgaattttttttaaaaaaaatgttttagataaaaaaataaatctcaTTCCATTCCCCCAACACATTTTTTAAAGGGAATTCTCCCCTGTAGGCAATTGCCTGGCCTTATGTTGCATAACACCCTTTATGTAACAGGATAGTACTGATAGAAATTGATTCTAGCCACCAAACTACTGGCCTCGATAAAACGTTTTGATTCCCCAGCATCACCAGTCCCTTTGACTGGTTGCCAGAGCATTGAAACTAGCAATTTCAACACTGTGGGTCTCCCTCCCACCACCACCTTTTTGTGATTGTTTAAAAGGATATACGAAAGAAACATGGAATACTACACTAcggcaaaaaatatataattttgttcATGTAATTAGcagcatctttttttaaaaaaaaaaagtaaggcaGTCTCTTGCCTTTGTTATGCCATTAAAAACATTCTTGTTCCCAAGAGAGAAGCAttttgggaaagagagagagagagagagagagagagagagagagagagagagagagagagagagagagagataaagatgACAAACAATACAACTCAACCAAAGCTTGCCTGCAAGTTCaagttttgttaaaaaaatatatacattaatttattCTACAACATATATGTGCCTTTTAGTCATGAGCAGACATAGTGCTTCTTGTTCCAAATTCACACATTTACTGTTTCTTCTCTGAAAACAGCACTTAGAAACCAGGCTGGATTGATTTCTCAGGACTGTGTGTCCATTTCTTCAACAGTACCATCGTCTGAAAAACTGTTTGTAGCCACTTCTCAAAACAGCATGCCTGTTAACTGAGAGAAAGATTTCAACCAACATAGAAATCACCTCCTTTAGTCATATTTCTGATTCTCGCCTCAAAGGCCTAGGCTCCAGGGGCACTCCTGCTTGGCTGTGATGGTCCATGTCTGGGTGGGTGTCTGTGCTGGTGCTCTCAGGCACTCCATTGTCActgtcctcctcctctttgctcgTTAAAGCTACTTCATTCTCATAGCAAAATGAGTTTGAATTAGAAAGGATGTATTTCTTTTCTGCTAAGTCTCTGGCACTGCAGAGGGGCGTGTTCGGCACTTCGTATGTTTTGTGGAACCTAGAATAATCCACTTTGTAGTAGTTTTTCTCTTCAAATAGTACAGGCTCATAACGGTGGCCCCATAGGATTTCATTTGCTAGGTATGAGCTACGGCACTGAGTGGTCATGGCAGTGGCTTCCACCATGCCTTCTAATATTACTACAATTTCAAAGTCTGCATTGTCCATGTCTTGCTTACAGAAGTCATACAAAGGGCTCTCTTCATCTATTTCATGGACAATTGTAATGGGTGATACCAAAAATATGCGGTCTATCCCACTGTCAAACCCAACATTGATATCTATTTGATCTAGAGGGATGTATTCGCCTTCTGTAGTAATTCGGGATTTGAGGAGTTGGGCTCTCACATGTGCTTCTACCAAATGGCTTTTACGCAGGTTCCCAACCCGCCACATCAGGCACAACTTTCCGTCCCTCATTGCTATTACAGCATTATGGCTGAAGATTAGGGTTTCGTTTCGCTTTTTCGGTTTAGCCATCTTAGCCATGACAGCGCCAATGATGAAGGCATCAATGATGCAGCCAACTATCGACTGGAAAACCACCATGAAGACTGCAATGGGGCATTCGTCAGTGACACACCTAAAGCCATAACCAATTGTTGTTTGTGTTTCAATGGAAAAGAGGAAGGCCGCCGTGAAGCTGCGCACTTCAGAGACACAAGGTCGGTCCCCATTCTCTAGGTCTCCATGCAGTAAGGCAATCAACCAGAACACACAACCAAAAAACAGCCATGAGAGGATGAAAGCCAGGCAGAAGATAAGCAACATCCATCTCCAACGGATGTCAACACAAGTGGTAAAGATGTCTGCTAAGTAACGCTGGCCTTTTTCACCCACGTTAATGAATTGAACATTGCAGTGGCCATCTTTCTTGACAAACCGGCTTCTGCACTGTTGCCTGGTGTGTACTTTGCTCTTCCCATTCCCAAAGCCATTGGCAACTGCCATGGTTGCCAGCTTCATGCCGTCCTCTTCCGAGGAAACTATGCTGTAGCGGTTGGTTCGCACGCTGCCCATTGCTTCCGCTGTGGACTCTGGTGCTTCTGCTTTACAAAACAGTCTGAGTTTCTGCAGAACCCTTTGGAGAAACAGTTTTGAATGTTCTAGTGGAACACGTTCAGAGGAAAAAAGGGAGAACCTGGTGTCTCCGTCAGTCCTTGACTATGCCAAGGAGAGGGCCTTTCGATAGGTAGAGTTATCTCAGCAACCAATCATCTGCCACAAGGAGACATGGcctgcaaaaagaagaaaaatattgtgtGTCAGCAAATATTGTTACAAACACACCTCTACATTTCTGATTCCTCATCCCCAACATTTTAAAGTGTGGTTTCTAGTTTTATTTGAGCAGCCATGTTTTATTCATTCTAGGACTGCACAATTGACCCCGTGCAACTCAACTAGCTGGAGAGTTAAGGTCCTCGTCTCAACAGAAACTTGTAACCAATACCTATACAGTACATGTAAATAAAGCCAATATATAAGATGTTATCAAAGATAGGGCCAATGGGATCATACTAAAATTGGGATAATGTGAGAGAGGTTCTTGGTATGTCATCTGATCTGCATGCAAAACCTGAGTTTGGAAACAATACTTTTTGACAGTACAACTTCCAGGGTCTCCAAGTCAGTATGTCATGACCATGCTGTTTGGAGATTTCTAGAGTTGTTCTTTAAAAACTGGCCAATCTGTGAGTAAACcaagaaaataaaacaatgctTTCCAAACTAACCAACACTCAAATTCACAGGCAGTATTTTGGCTTTCAGTTCTGTGACATGGTTCTTAAACATCTATCTAGGTACACATAGAGAACTTTCTTTAAAACAGAGATCGTTATTTACTCCTCTTCTTGATTTCATATGACTCCATGTTCCATTAGCCTCAGTTTGGAGAAAAGGAGCTGCCATCCAATGAGAGATGGAAGCCAGAAACCCCAGATACGCTTCAATACATAGTACTATCCTTCCATCTGTACCAACGGTTAATAGCTACATATTACATGAGCTGTCATGGCACAACTAATTTAAGATTCCTAGAACAGAAAATCCTTGAAGTGATTTGTACCAGTTTTTTATGTTCTTGTATCCAATTAAAGTGCCTTCTTTAGCTTGTTAAAAAAAGTATACCCTGGGGACTGCTGTTAAGAAGTGAGTTAACGCAACTACTCTGCTGATTGATGGTAAGCATTCAGTATAATGATGGTGGCTGAAAATATTTATTGCCagtaaaataaatatgaatatgaaCTTCAACGAAATCTGTGTAAGGCCAAATTTTAAAGGATGGGGGAGAACTGAGTTCATTGAATACAGAGATAGTCAGTGTCACCCATTCTGTTAGAGTTTAGGAAACCTAATCCTCATGACTGCCATTTCCAGAATCCCCTAGAAAGCATGTTGACTCACCATGCCAGCTGGGAAAGCCTGGGAGCTTTTAGCCAAAACAAGTAACTTCTTAAACCCTGCCCTGCTTCTATGGCAATATTTGTACTGCATGTCAAACCCAAGAAATTCAAAGTACCAACCTATAGTGAGCAAATAAAATAATGGCCTTGATTTTTCTCTAATTCTAGACAAGTAGTGATGTGCAACCACTACATTCTTATCCAACCCAAAAAAACCCATCCATCAGTAGCTCATGCACATCATTGTCCAGATCCCCCTTGTCAGAGCAGGGCATATACTTTTGTTAATGTCAATGCCTATAAAGTGAATAAAAATATTAGCCACCCAAGACTGAATTCTGCTTGAGCATggatacttaaaaaaaaacccactgctcTCATTTGTACAAGTATAGACAGGTTTATTAAAACTGTAGATTTGAAAGAAAACACAGTTTCTTTTAGCAAGATAAAATTCATTCTTTTTCATCTTCTCTCCATAACTATCAGGTGATTTAAAATGGCAGCAGACAACACAAGATGCTAACCTCATTTACTCTTTCTTGCCTCACTATTAAGACTCAGACATTTCCAGACTAATATAAAGCATTTAGTGCTTTATTCTTAAATTAAGGAGGAACACaggtattacattgtataaagtCCAACCCAGGCTaagatttaaaaaattaacctTCACTGGCTCAAATTAAAAGCCACAGATCATCCAAAAGTAAAAAATTCCTGTTCAGCAAATATTTGATCTTATTATACTTAACCCTACAAGTCTAGTATAGCAACCAAAATAGAACTGGGTTTTCTTAGCACATAATCTCCAAAGCACCAGATGATGTTGTACAAAGTTTTGTGTAAATTTCTGGGTCACAGCTGCATAAAGTAACCTTATATGTTAGGTAATTTACCAGATAACAGAAAGCAGATCTTCTCAAATGTTTGGAAATTGAAAGTCTAGCCAGGATATATTAGAACTCTTTCCATGGGTGCTGAAAGCAGTTTCAGATGGGTAACATTCTCCTGAAATTAATCACCAGCATGCTTTTTATTTCATCATATCTTTTGGCAGCTTCCAACGATCAAATATTCTACAAAGATGGCCTTGCTCATCTGGCAAAAGATAACATTACAGGATAAAGTATTTTATATTGATCTGACATAGAGAAGGATAATTCTACTTGTTTCATTAAATCCCACTCCGTCCCCCAAACAATTCATGTTTTATCATGAATATAGAAAATTTGGCTGTTTGGAAGGTTTGAGGGGGATCTgtccttagagtcaccataatttGAAGCTAGCTTGATGAGATATAAATTCagtaatttgtttaaaaaaacattacATACAATTCTTTCCCATCTGCATTGATCGGGTTCAATAACCATACACCTTTCCAGCATAAATAGGTTCATGTTTCAATAGCTTGCCATCCTGATATTTAACATAAGTTGTATCCTGAAAAAGCGCTGGCTATTCTAATTCAGTGGTTAAATTTTTAGGTTGAAGCAGAGACTTAAAAGTCAAAACTCTCAATGCTTGGCAAAACAAATCTATTGGCTTTGGTTCCTTCCACattcaattaaaaacaaatgtcaACTGAAGTTCTCTATTTTGAATGTGCAAAAATTTTCAATTTAGTCAAATTCTTATCAAAGCTGAACTGAAAAAGGATTCAGTTTGAAATTTGTTTTCAAGGCAGTAGCTCAGTTTTCCATGAACTGGTTTCTAGTTCAGCCAGTATATAACCCTATAAATCAAAACTACTTTCAGTGTCAATTTGCATTATTTTGCTTTTGGCTTATACATAAGCTTAAAAGAGCTGCATAAAATGTGTCATATTCCTACTAATATAGTCTATCCCAATTAAAAAGTTAACCAAAGGACAGCTCTATTGGTTTTCAGATTGTTCCTTGCCAGGAACCACATTTTATAATCAATATCACGTTGCACCTTCATGTTCAAATTGTTTTTGTATGCCATGCTGTCTGGGGTTAATTTTCCTTGGATTTAAAAGAGGAAAACAGGCCAGTTATAAAATCTGAAAGGATGTCTATATGAGACTTTCCAAAACCACCTTGACCTCTGGGCTCTGGATCAAATTCCAAGCATCACTCAAACATAATACCAGCTTCCTATGAAATGCTTGCTCAATTTAGAAGCCTTGAAATAGCACTGAGTACCTATTATTGGCAGATTTCCATTACCAGTAATAGTAATTGTTCCATATGTTCTACATTTGCATGGTATTATTATCTAATAGAGTTTCACCACTTGCCTTTGGAAGAAAAACTTTCACAGATTGGTTAaatgaattctttttttaaaaaaaaacagtctggAGTACAGCTTTTTCCATTATTTATAGACTGTATCTAGAAGTTCGTGCAACAACGCTCtagcctacccccccccccccccacacacacacacacaataagccAGCCTTGGTTACAGGATAACTATATTCtctatttaaaatacacaaattgcCCAGGTCTCCTTTAAGTAACTAGGATACAAGCAAAGGAGGTGGGGCAGCAGGTTAACATTCACAGCAAATCTCCAGGCAAAGG
Protein-coding sequences here:
- the kcnj2 gene encoding inward rectifier potassium channel 2; translation: MGSVRTNRYSIVSSEEDGMKLATMAVANGFGNGKSKVHTRQQCRSRFVKKDGHCNVQFINVGEKGQRYLADIFTTCVDIRWRWMLLIFCLAFILSWLFFGCVFWLIALLHGDLENGDRPCVSEVRSFTAAFLFSIETQTTIGYGFRCVTDECPIAVFMVVFQSIVGCIIDAFIIGAVMAKMAKPKKRNETLIFSHNAVIAMRDGKLCLMWRVGNLRKSHLVEAHVRAQLLKSRITTEGEYIPLDQIDINVGFDSGIDRIFLVSPITIVHEIDEESPLYDFCKQDMDNADFEIVVILEGMVEATAMTTQCRSSYLANEILWGHRYEPVLFEEKNYYKVDYSRFHKTYEVPNTPLCSARDLAEKKYILSNSNSFCYENEVALTSKEEEDSDNGVPESTSTDTHPDMDHHSQAGVPLEPRPLRRESEI